The sequence below is a genomic window from Humulus lupulus chromosome 3, drHumLupu1.1, whole genome shotgun sequence.
AGGATACAAGGTAAATTTCAATTGAAAATATTTGGATTTTGTATTGAGTTGAACCACAACATACATTCTTGGCCCTAACACTTTAAATCCCAAACTTTGTTTTAGGTGTTTATTGCCATCGCAATGATTTTGGGGGATGGATTGTACAACTTCGTAAAGGTGCTGAGCCGAACCCTTTCTGGTTTGTATAATCAGCTTCAAGATAAAGATGTGGCAGACAGCTCTCTGCCAGTGGCAGATCGTCCTACTAAAGAAGAGCCATCTTTTGATGACCAACGCCGGAAAGAACTGTTTCTAAAAGACCAAATTTCAGTATGGTTTGCTCTTGGAGGCTATGTTGCAATAGCTGCCATCTCCATTGGTACTCTTCCACAGATATTCCCCCAACTCAAATGGTATTACATAGTGGTAATCTACATCTTTGCTCCTGCATTGGCTTTCTGTAATGCATATGGGTGTGGCCTCACGGATTGGTCCCTTGCTTCTACCTACGGAAAACTTGCCATCTTCACAATTGGAGCATGGGCAGGCTCCTCTCACGGTGGGGTTCTTGCTGGTCTAGCTGCTTGTGGAGTCATGATGAACATAGTCTCAACAGCCTCTGATCTGACTCAAGATTTTAAAACTGGTTACCTAACTCTAGCTTCACCCCGCTCCATGTTTGTCAGCCAAGTTATTGGGACAGCAATGGGCTGTGTTATTTCTCCGTGTGTCTTTTGGCTCTTTTACAAAGCCTTTGATAACCTGGGAAGCCCCTCTTCTGCATATCCTGCTCCATTTGCTGTTGTATATCGAAACATGGCCATACTTGGAGTAGAAGGGTTCGGCTCTTTGCCAAACTATTGCCTCTTGCTTTGTTATATTTTCTTTGGCTTTGCCATTCTGGTTAACCTCATTAAGGATGTCATaggaaaggaaaaaggaaaataCATTCCAATTCCAATGGCTATGGCAATACCTTTCTACTTAGGGTCATACTTTGCCATTGATATGTGTATTGGTAGCGCTATCTTGTTCATATGGACTAAGATAAACAAGACCAAGGCAGATGCTTTTGTCCCTGCGGTTGCTTCTGGATTAATCTGTGGTGATGGCATATGGACTTTACCTGCTTCAATTCTTGCTCTTGCTGGGGTTAAACCACCAATTTGCATGAAGTTTCTGTCTCATACAATTAATGATAAAGTCGATGGTTTTTTAGCTACATCTAGCTAAGGTTCTGTTATATGAGCATTCGTGGAATCAAGCATCCTTGTTCTATACCCCTTTCATTTGTGTGGCAAAAGGTGTTAAGTTATTGTGAATAATCACATCTTAAACAATGTGGTTAAGAAAGCTGTCTTTagtatttgtttatatatttagTAATCGAAAATCTCAAAAGTAAATGTTTTTTTTGctctatttattatttattatattccCAAATTCATTGTTCTACTGTTTTACGTGTTAGGAACTGTCTTGATTAGGGGAAAACCACAGACACAAAAGGATTGTCGAGCCAGTTATTAAGAGTAGGTGGGAAGTGAAAATTACATAATATAGGTAAGGACTAGTAGGAGAGATGTTTGAATTTGATACTCTATTACTTAGAGGCTTGTAACttggaatatttttttttaatctttatatatatatatggtgagATTTAAATTTTACAGTATTATTTAGCCATATAAATGGTTAcctattgtatttttttaatcaaatagtAGTTATTGGATCTTGATATGGTTGTTATTATTTGAGTAAGTAAACAAGGTCATTGTTGCTCCAAGAAATTAGCATTTACTTTTTTGTTGCTAATTTAGATTTTTAacctaatataatttttttaaattagcaTTGATTCTAATTCCATTCTTGATTCATTCTTTAAAAACTAAAAATCCTACTTGGAAAATAACAATATTTATATTTCCTAACAACTTTTTCAAGGTTATTGATATTCCCAATTTACTTACCATTGTATATTTGGAAACCTCCTATTATTTtatactatttattatttttctttaattttaagaATATTAAATTGACATAATACACTAAAATTCGCTAAAAATTTACATATTTAGGAacagacaattttttttttcaattttatgtttttaaagattttttttacatttttacggtttTGCTCATTTTTTGTCTAGTGTTGTTTAGGTTTATGTGTTGTTTTaatgttttttagttgtttaaatttGTGTATATTGTTCTATTGTTGTGTTGATGTTTAATTAGTGTTTAGTTATTTTcagatatatttttaattttttttaaaatatattagtaTACAATAGATTGACTTTTAGTTGCTATccaattgttgttttttagtaGTTTTTGAATGTGTTTGTATACAGTGATTTGATGTTTAATTGTTGCCCATTGTTTTTTAGTTGCTTTTTTAACacagtatttttgtaaataataaacttcaaaaattatattttaaggtaatatttaaaaaaaaaaacaggttccataaaaaataattaacaaaaaaatatatatttatgaaaaaacccctatttttttctcccaaaaacttGGGCAAGATGCCCCAAGACCAAGCTCCAAGTTtttcaaaaacataaaattttcaAGAGAAGAAAATAATTTTCATCAACAATATGAGATAAAATGCATAATGTTAGTGTATGTAACagtgttatataaatattttcaacTCGGCAGTACGCTAAAACCGGAAAATAGGAAGGTCTTAAAATATATATTCTCATAGTGCAAATCAAGCAAGAGTAAGATGTCATATCTTTATATTTTGACccttttttattgatttttaatttatttttaaagtgTTAATATTTAATAAGGAATTTATAGTTCAAAGTGGTTGTAGTCAATAACAGTAACAACCTTCATACTCTCCCTACTTTGGGACCTGGAGAAAAATTAGAATTAGAGGAAGGGAAAataaatatgtttatatataaaCTAGAGCTTAGAGCTCTATATAAGAGATagaacatatataaatataaagaatAACACTAAGATACCAAACATCCaagaaaataactaaataaaaaacaATACAATTAAACGGCCATGGCAGTGACAAAAGGGGAAAAAAATAACAGGTGTCCCGTACATTATAGAAAACACCTCAAACTAGAAACAAAATACAGCatcacacaaacaaaaatgttGCTGCTTCAAAGGAgagcaaatataaatatatatatatatatatggagctGTTGAAACGTCTGtggagacttttttttttttttcaccagttgtgatatatatactgctatatatatatatatatatatatatatatatgaacttcAATTACAATTAATCAATAACTCTTATCATCCACACGTATGAATATCATAAATAAACATTATGGTATACCGCATATATATACTATATTATTCCAAGCTATCATAGTCTTatctttttctttgtttatttatttattattacaaCATTGTTATGTTGATTTGAAATATAACAAACTGAAGTTTGAACAAGGACCAACCAATGCAAAAACCAGTATCTTTATAACTAGTGTGACACAAATAGTTTGTGTATAGTTTAGTCCAATATCTTTTTTCTtgaaagaatattcaacaattaTTATAACAAACAttaaatctatttttttaaaagatacATTTGTCTTGCATTTACTTTTGTaaggaataataataataataatctattTTTTAAATCTATTTTTGCATTTATTCTTAAGAATAATAATCTCATGGGATTGTGAATAGTAATAAATTTGTGacataaatatttgaattttctaagtttataaatttatatttgatctAATAGACAAGTTGATTAATAGACACATTTTTATAGAATTTTTATGTCATGATTAATATTTAAAGCGACATAATTTCATAGCtggaatttataaaaaaattaattaaattatatatgatttttttacaaTGTATTCCATctctaattaaaaataataagtgtatgtatatAAATAATGTACATAAAAAGTGATCCATATGTTACATGGATcctttcaaaataattaaattataatatgttgctttcaaaaaaaaaatgacCCATATGTTATATGGATATTAGTTTTGCTCAAACTAATCCtccataatatattttaaaaaatggttTATATCACTTGAGGTCCCCAATTtcttttttgaaaaatatcaaacaGGTCCCCAAACTTATCAAATGTGTATCACATAGGTCCTTTCAGTTATAAAATGACTTACACGAAGCGCGACATGAATCAATTTATGGCTCAGCAGAAAACTTTTTATGacccaattaattttttttgtaattaactgGGTCACAAATCACTTTCCGCTGTGCATTCTATAAACTAATTTCTAACTGATTGgacctatatgatatacatttagtAGGTTTGGGGATCGAAGTGATACACAATAAAATTGGGGACTTATGTGATAGTTTTTAAAGAGATTAGGGACTTCTAGTGTTATAAACCCTATAAAAAAGTAGTTTAACGAATTCTAAtttatcatatattttttattaaataacttaATTTGTTGCTATTTACAAATCAAATATATACAATTTTAACAATATATAATCAACAAGTCTAAGATTAAATGCATCATACAAGGGATAAGAATGTATTTAACCTATGCCTTAAAAAATAGTGAAAATTGTTAACACTAAAAAAAAAGTCTAAAAGTAGCAAAAATAAAAGTAGATAAGAAGAAAAATAAGgtagtattattttatattttttaattagaaTGTGGAAAAGGTGTAAAAAGGTATTAAAatgtattaattattaaattttgaaaaaaaaacattattattTAGGGGTTTCTGCGATACAACACCCCAAAATAATAGGTACAACACACCCcaaatttcttttaatttatttattatatttttttaatgacagTGTTTATTGTAATTATAGTGACCCttctgcaaatttttaagaaatttggaATAATTCACACTGTTGAAAATAGAGTTCAAAACACTTACTTAcacgtatataaaaaaaaataagcgcATGTGCAACAAACTGTTTGAACTCTATTTTtaatattgtaaattattcagaatattttaaaattttacaaaaaagtAACTATAATTATAATAAACACCGGCATTTATGGGAGCATGTTGTACGAATATAGCATAAGGAGCTCATGTATTACACTCTcccttattatttattttaattaaaattgtgaaaaaaaagGTGTTGTAGTGTGAGTGTCTTTAATGTTCATAGAGAAGTATAAAATAATAGCCCATAAATGGTGAATTGACAAACAAGCTAACCTAATAACCTAAACTTAAGAAGGCTCATATTCCTATAATTTTAATACTAGGTGGGGCACgtgtgaaatttttttattttttttaactaatatctaaattttaattacttaaaattttgacaaaattgattaaaatatcatttaattgtaataaaaaaaaagggttgcattttttatacatataaaattaaaaaaaaaaaaacttaaataactaaaaaaatatattattttctaaaaataaaatcatataataagGTTGAGAAAACaattaaactaaataaatatctatcaatattaaaagtaaaattaaaaaatttcaaaagtatTTATAATTTGGATCtagaatatataatattatattttagcaCAATACAATATTAAaggaaaaatgaataaaatacttaatttgattaaaatcaaATCATCCTAATAGCCTCAAGAAAATAGCTTTAacttttaaatttgaaattttaaataaaataaaaaaatattcaatacaatttaaaaaaaactataaaactcTTTAGATAAATACCAAAAGTAAAGAGCAATAGAGAAGTGATAATTGATACATAGATATAAAGTATGCATGATATAATAGTAATAAttgatcaaataattaattaatatttttatcaagtgaaattaataatatttaaaaaaaaattaaaaaagagatgtatataactaaaatatattttctactaTAATTTGATCAAATTTACTATACTAACTCaccatttaaatttattaaaaaaaccaCTATTTAAATcttaataaaaaaactaaaatatattctcactactaaataatataatttgatgaaatttactaaaataacccacttttaaatttatttaaaaaaactcaCTTTttaaatattaacaaaataaaaagaaacacacttttttttaaataaacaaaaaaaaatattcactCTTTTATAATAgtttaagaaatagtaataattgattaaataattctttaatttttttatcaagtataattaataatattaaaaaagttaaaaAGTGATATATAACTAAAATATATTCTCCACTATAATATAATTTGATAAAATTTACTAAACTAACTCAACatttaactttattaaaaaaaccaCTTTTTAAATCTTAGCCGAAAATAAAAAAACGAAAATATAttttgttgacgctgtttttcgtgaatttaaatttgaagagcactaaacaaagattcaaaaaagaagaaaagaacagaaggaattttatgtggttcagcagttaaaatctgtctagttCACGAGTGAATATTATTGATTCGTAATACTCTCTTAAAGTTTTCTCAGAGCAATTCAACAGAGTATTCTCAATACAAGATTGTGCCTCCTTACAAATAAAAATTACCAGACTATATTATAAGTTTGGTTAGAAGAATATCTTCCCCTgattttagggaagttacaactgATTATTATAAtctgaaataaatataattaaatatattaaatacataatatctcaTGAGAATTGTGGTTTAATTATCAAATAACAACAAATtccttacaaaaaaaatatttagtacAATGTAAAGTAAAATATATTCTAAAAACATTAACTTTTTAaatcttaattaaaaaaatagaaaaaacacAAATAACTATATTAAAAAGTGATATATAAATACAATATATTCTCTACCACAAGATTATATAATTTGATCAAATTTACTAAACTAACTtactatttaaatttattaaaaaaaatcacttttaaatcataacaaaaaaaatcactattttttttaaataaaaaaaattatataaaaaaattatttactacATTATCAAGTAAAATATATTcttaaaaaattaactttttaA
It includes:
- the LOC133823953 gene encoding probable metal-nicotianamine transporter YSL7, which codes for MGREEDEAVVKNHHQNAIEVRNDNDDDDPNQKNKGHDSAALSIEQIFASQEVPSWKNQLTVRAFVVSFVLSILFTFIVMKLNLTTGIIPSLNVSAGLLGFFFVKTWTKIADKSGLLKQPFTRQENTVIQTCVVASSGIAFSGGFGSYLFGMSESVAKQSSDTRDFKNPSLGWIIGFLFVVSFLGLFSVVPLRKIMIIDFKLTYPSGTATAHLINSFHTPEGAKLAKKQVRALGKYFSLSFIWGFFQWFYTAGEDCGFASFPTLGLKAYKNKFYFDFSATYVGVGMICPYIVNISLLLGGILSWGVMWPLIDKRKGDWYSATFKPNNMHGLQGYKVFIAIAMILGDGLYNFVKVLSRTLSGLYNQLQDKDVADSSLPVADRPTKEEPSFDDQRRKELFLKDQISVWFALGGYVAIAAISIGTLPQIFPQLKWYYIVVIYIFAPALAFCNAYGCGLTDWSLASTYGKLAIFTIGAWAGSSHGGVLAGLAACGVMMNIVSTASDLTQDFKTGYLTLASPRSMFVSQVIGTAMGCVISPCVFWLFYKAFDNLGSPSSAYPAPFAVVYRNMAILGVEGFGSLPNYCLLLCYIFFGFAILVNLIKDVIGKEKGKYIPIPMAMAIPFYLGSYFAIDMCIGSAILFIWTKINKTKADAFVPAVASGLICGDGIWTLPASILALAGVKPPICMKFLSHTINDKVDGFLATSS